A genomic region of Devosia ginsengisoli contains the following coding sequences:
- a CDS encoding lipid II:glycine glycyltransferase FemX → MSFIADRVASEAGYPAERAIGITARPLQTRIVDGAEWDRTIAGFDEVCQEQMHAFAVTRWPSVKQEPMLFLLDGEVVGGALIMVQSLPLGLARIAVSKWAPMLKDVSRPDADAIHAGMVEAMVAEYANARGQMLSVLPRASIYPVNREYERLVARGFKRGSELGFPARYIVNLRLSDEEQRKSFSQTWRRQLNKSEKAGLSFEHAGPERMADFDALYTAMTDRKQFSDHSAYETVPALMEIDVPELRPELFFVRHEGELVAGALIFKAGDRAVYLYGATNDKALPLRAGYFMHWHIIRWLRDNTRATWYDLGGTDGFQGLHQFKKGMVGDAGVIQPVPPVANYASRPLALLLGTGAFALRDALYAVRRAVDGWRNPKTKATQTKPAHDEAGE, encoded by the coding sequence ATGTCCTTTATTGCTGATCGAGTGGCGTCCGAAGCCGGCTATCCGGCGGAGCGCGCCATCGGCATTACGGCGCGCCCGCTGCAGACCCGCATTGTCGACGGCGCCGAATGGGACCGGACCATTGCCGGTTTCGACGAGGTCTGCCAGGAGCAGATGCACGCTTTCGCGGTGACGCGCTGGCCTTCGGTCAAGCAGGAGCCGATGCTGTTCCTGCTCGATGGCGAAGTGGTCGGCGGCGCGCTGATCATGGTGCAGTCGCTGCCGCTCGGGTTGGCACGGATTGCCGTCTCCAAATGGGCGCCAATGCTGAAGGACGTGTCGCGTCCCGATGCCGACGCCATTCACGCCGGCATGGTCGAGGCCATGGTGGCCGAATATGCCAATGCGCGCGGGCAGATGCTGTCCGTGCTGCCGCGGGCGTCGATCTATCCGGTCAATCGCGAATATGAACGCCTGGTGGCCCGCGGTTTCAAGCGCGGCTCCGAACTGGGCTTTCCCGCGCGCTATATCGTCAATCTGCGCCTCAGCGATGAGGAACAGCGCAAGAGCTTCAGCCAGACCTGGCGGCGCCAGCTCAATAAATCGGAAAAGGCCGGGCTCAGCTTCGAGCATGCCGGTCCCGAGCGCATGGCCGATTTCGACGCGCTCTACACCGCCATGACCGATCGCAAGCAGTTCTCCGACCACTCGGCCTATGAAACCGTGCCGGCGCTCATGGAAATCGACGTGCCGGAATTGCGGCCCGAACTGTTCTTCGTGCGCCACGAGGGCGAACTCGTCGCCGGCGCGCTGATCTTCAAGGCAGGCGACCGGGCCGTTTATCTCTATGGCGCCACCAACGACAAGGCTTTGCCCCTGCGCGCCGGCTATTTCATGCATTGGCACATCATCCGCTGGCTGCGCGACAATACCAGGGCCACCTGGTACGACCTGGGCGGCACCGACGGCTTCCAGGGCCTGCATCAGTTCAAGAAGGGCATGGTGGGCGATGCCGGTGTCATCCAGCCCGTGCCACCCGTCGCCAACTATGCCAGCCGCCCGCTGGCCCTGCTGCTCGGCACCGGCGCCTTCGCCCTCCGCGATGCGCTCTATGCGGTGCGCCGCGCCGTCGATGGCTGGCGCAATCCCAAGACCAAGGCGACACAGACCAAGCCGGCGCATGACGAGGCGGGTGAATGA
- a CDS encoding YjbE family putative metal transport protein (Members of this highly hydrophobic protein family,regularly are found preceded by the yybP-ykoY manganese riboswitch (see RF00080). A metal cation transport function is proposed.): MFGIDPSFLSSLVQVILIDLVLAGDNAVVIGLAAAGLASDVRRKAILIGILAATLLRIFFALITTQLLSLGGGLLIAGGVLLLYVCWKMFRELTVSQADEHEAQEALEDSDKNADGTVAGKAPRKTLRQAVIQIIIADVSMSLDNVLAVAGAAQHHFEALIIGLALSVVMMGVAATFIAGLLHKHRWIAWVGLLIILFVAIRMTLEGLGGVGVPIPEIPFVYTPHAVGAAAAVAH, encoded by the coding sequence ATGTTCGGCATTGACCCGAGTTTCCTGAGCTCGCTCGTTCAGGTCATTCTTATCGACCTCGTTCTGGCTGGCGACAATGCCGTCGTGATCGGCCTGGCCGCAGCCGGGCTTGCCTCGGATGTGCGCCGCAAGGCGATCCTCATCGGCATTCTCGCTGCGACCCTGCTGCGCATCTTCTTCGCGCTCATCACCACCCAGTTGCTGTCGCTTGGCGGGGGCCTGCTCATCGCCGGTGGCGTGCTGCTGCTCTATGTGTGCTGGAAGATGTTCCGCGAGCTCACCGTCTCGCAGGCCGACGAGCACGAGGCGCAGGAAGCGCTCGAAGACAGCGACAAGAATGCCGATGGCACGGTGGCCGGCAAGGCGCCGCGCAAGACCCTGCGCCAGGCCGTCATTCAGATCATCATTGCCGACGTTTCCATGTCGCTCGACAACGTGCTGGCCGTGGCCGGCGCGGCGCAGCACCATTTCGAGGCGCTGATCATCGGCCTTGCATTGTCGGTGGTGATGATGGGCGTTGCCGCCACTTTCATCGCCGGCCTGCTGCACAAGCACCGCTGGATCGCCTGGGTTGGCCTGCTGATCATTCTGTTCGTAGCGATCCGCATGACGCTTGAAGGACTGGGTGGCGTCGGCGTTCCGATCCCGGAAATCCCCTTCGTCTATACGCCGCATGCCGTCGGTGCTGCCGCGGCGGTTGCCCATTAG
- the acs gene encoding acetate--CoA ligase — MSEQLVFQPSAAAIARTRTTKAQYDEMYARSLSDPNGFWAEQAKRLDWVKFPSKIKNTSFAYPDISIKWFEDGILNVSYNCLDRHLATRGDQTAIVWEGDSPGTDSKVSYRELHDRVCRFANVLKANGVKKGDRVTIYMPMIIDTAVAMLACSRIGAVHSVIFGGFSPDSIAGRVSDCGSSIILTADEGRRGGKTVPLKKNVDDALAKVGGVERVIVVKVTGNPINMVEGRDVWYQDEVAKVNADCPPEPMSAEDPLFILYTSGSTGKPKGVLHTTGGYLLWGSLTHELSFDYRDGEVFWCTADVGWVTGHTYIVYGPLANGATTLMFEGIPSYPDASRFWQVVEKHKVNVFHTAPTAIRALMGAGAEFADKYDMPTLRLLGTVGEPINPEAWRWYHEHVGKGRCEIVDAWWQTETGGHMIAPFPGAIATKPGSATVPFFGVQPVVLSPEGVVQDETKAEGVLAIKDSWPGQMRSVYGDHKRFVETYFTQYKGYYFTGDGCRRDEDGYYWITGRVDDVLNVSGHRLGTAEVESALVSHPKVSEAAVVGYPHDVKGQGIYCYVTLMAGEASDDALKAELKTWVRKEIGPIATPDLIQWAPGLPKTRSGKIMRRILRKVAENDFGSLGDTSTLADPAVVNDLIENRQNR; from the coding sequence ATGAGCGAGCAGCTCGTATTCCAGCCAAGTGCGGCCGCAATCGCACGCACCCGGACCACCAAGGCCCAGTATGACGAGATGTATGCGCGTTCGCTCAGCGATCCCAATGGGTTCTGGGCGGAGCAGGCCAAGCGGCTTGATTGGGTGAAATTCCCCAGCAAAATCAAGAATACCAGCTTTGCCTATCCCGATATCTCGATCAAATGGTTCGAGGACGGCATTCTCAATGTCTCCTACAATTGCCTCGACCGGCACCTGGCCACGCGCGGCGACCAGACTGCCATCGTCTGGGAAGGCGACTCGCCCGGCACCGACAGCAAGGTGAGCTATCGCGAGCTGCATGACCGGGTCTGCCGCTTCGCCAATGTGCTCAAGGCCAATGGCGTCAAGAAGGGCGACCGCGTCACCATCTATATGCCGATGATCATCGATACCGCGGTGGCCATGCTGGCTTGCTCGCGTATCGGTGCCGTTCACTCGGTGATCTTCGGCGGCTTCTCGCCGGATTCGATTGCCGGCCGCGTCTCCGACTGCGGTTCCAGCATCATTCTCACGGCCGATGAAGGCCGCCGTGGCGGCAAGACCGTGCCGCTCAAAAAGAATGTCGATGATGCCCTGGCCAAGGTCGGCGGCGTCGAGCGTGTCATCGTGGTCAAGGTCACCGGCAACCCGATCAACATGGTCGAGGGCCGCGACGTCTGGTACCAGGACGAAGTCGCCAAGGTGAATGCGGACTGCCCGCCCGAGCCGATGAGCGCCGAAGACCCGCTGTTCATCCTCTATACGTCCGGTTCCACCGGCAAGCCCAAGGGCGTGCTGCACACCACCGGCGGCTACCTGCTCTGGGGCTCGCTGACCCATGAGCTGAGCTTCGACTATCGCGACGGCGAAGTGTTCTGGTGCACGGCCGACGTCGGCTGGGTCACCGGCCACACCTATATCGTCTATGGTCCGCTGGCCAATGGCGCCACCACGCTGATGTTCGAGGGCATTCCGAGCTATCCGGATGCCTCGCGCTTCTGGCAGGTGGTGGAAAAGCACAAGGTCAACGTGTTCCACACTGCGCCCACCGCCATCCGTGCGCTGATGGGGGCAGGGGCCGAGTTCGCTGACAAATACGACATGCCCACACTGCGCCTCTTGGGCACGGTGGGCGAGCCGATCAACCCGGAAGCCTGGCGCTGGTATCACGAGCATGTCGGCAAGGGCCGCTGCGAGATCGTCGACGCCTGGTGGCAGACCGAGACCGGTGGCCACATGATCGCGCCCTTCCCCGGCGCCATTGCCACCAAGCCCGGTTCGGCCACCGTGCCCTTCTTCGGCGTGCAGCCCGTCGTGCTGTCGCCCGAAGGCGTGGTGCAGGACGAGACCAAGGCCGAGGGCGTGCTGGCCATCAAGGATAGCTGGCCGGGCCAGATGCGCAGCGTCTATGGCGATCACAAAAGGTTCGTCGAGACCTATTTCACCCAGTACAAGGGCTATTACTTCACCGGCGACGGCTGCCGCCGCGACGAGGATGGCTATTACTGGATCACCGGCCGCGTCGATGACGTGCTCAACGTTTCGGGCCACCGCCTCGGCACCGCCGAGGTCGAAAGCGCGCTGGTCAGCCACCCCAAGGTCTCCGAGGCCGCCGTGGTGGGTTATCCGCACGACGTCAAGGGGCAGGGCATCTATTGCTATGTCACCCTGATGGCCGGCGAAGCCAGCGACGACGCCCTCAAGGCCGAGCTCAAGACCTGGGTCCGCAAGGAAATCGGCCCCATCGCCACGCCGGACCTCATCCAATGGGCGCCGGGCCTGCCCAAGACCCGTTCCGGCAAGATCATGCGCCGCATCCTGCGCAAGGTGGCCGAAAACGACTTCGGCTCGCTGGGCGATACGTCCACCCTCGCCGATCCGGCCGTGGTCAACGACCTGATCGAGAACCGCCAGAACCGCTAG
- a CDS encoding c-type cytochrome, producing MRFLLVSALCLMVTPVVAQEAPPAFNKCLACHAIGEDAVNKVGPRLNGVVGRPVGSLDDYSYSQAMLAARDSGVEWNRQNLTRFFKLPKHFLPGTSMAFAGMTQRAEIDALIDYLASFDADGARIAP from the coding sequence ATGCGGTTCCTGCTGGTTTCGGCTCTGTGCCTCATGGTCACGCCTGTCGTGGCGCAGGAAGCGCCTCCCGCGTTCAACAAATGCCTGGCCTGCCATGCGATCGGCGAAGATGCCGTCAACAAGGTCGGGCCACGGCTCAATGGTGTCGTGGGGCGTCCGGTGGGGAGCCTCGACGATTACAGCTATTCCCAGGCCATGCTGGCGGCGCGCGATAGCGGCGTGGAGTGGAACCGCCAGAACCTGACGCGTTTTTTCAAGCTGCCCAAGCATTTCCTGCCCGGCACCAGCATGGCGTTTGCCGGCATGACCCAGCGTGCCGAAATCGACGCTCTGATCGATTACCTGGCCAGTTTCGACGCGGATGGCGCGCGCATAGCGCCCTGA
- a CDS encoding lipopolysaccharide biosynthesis protein — MSLHRRLASQSGVIFGARLAGAGLIFLVQALIARIWGPELLGEYLLVIATVNLIAVVMPLGFHTVGTYFAAEYRARGERRQFVTFIIRAYGHVVATLVLILLLGHPLLDMLGQGGSVLADHFIPVALLAFATAMVYVNGALLVGLKRPFAGFFADTMFRPIVVIAAFLATMSFAVPVEGFSAMLWIVAAGYVVIALVHFAFVATSLNRIPDTAPQRPAEAARWWRFALPWVLISLATDFFFDIDLLLLSHTLNREELAIFGICTRIFALTSFAVSAVYAVTLPDMFESEANADREAFKRKVGDANFVASVISVVLFGGIAIAGPFALMLFGPSFAAGAAPLAVLSLALVVRSVMGPASLVLSIHDRPYASLPSVGMGVVTLVLCNWLLVPSFGLMGAALSAIIAITIWSVGLWWVALRTAKLDVSIMQWFRARRAAAVPAE, encoded by the coding sequence ATGAGCCTGCATCGCCGCCTCGCATCGCAGTCGGGCGTCATTTTCGGCGCACGGCTGGCGGGCGCCGGGCTCATCTTCCTGGTCCAGGCGCTGATCGCGCGGATCTGGGGCCCCGAACTGCTCGGGGAATATCTGCTCGTCATCGCCACGGTGAACCTGATCGCCGTGGTCATGCCGCTCGGCTTCCACACCGTCGGCACCTATTTCGCCGCCGAATACCGGGCGCGTGGCGAGCGCCGGCAGTTCGTCACCTTCATTATCAGGGCCTATGGCCATGTCGTGGCAACGCTGGTGCTGATCCTGCTGCTGGGCCATCCGTTGCTGGACATGCTGGGGCAGGGCGGCAGCGTGCTGGCCGACCATTTCATTCCGGTGGCCTTGCTCGCCTTCGCCACGGCCATGGTCTATGTCAACGGCGCGCTGCTGGTCGGGCTCAAGCGGCCGTTTGCCGGCTTTTTCGCCGATACCATGTTCCGCCCCATCGTGGTCATCGCCGCCTTCCTCGCCACCATGAGCTTCGCGGTGCCGGTCGAGGGGTTCTCGGCCATGCTGTGGATCGTGGCGGCCGGCTATGTGGTCATTGCGCTGGTGCATTTCGCCTTCGTCGCGACGTCGCTGAACCGCATTCCCGACACCGCGCCGCAGCGGCCTGCCGAAGCCGCCCGCTGGTGGCGCTTCGCCCTGCCATGGGTGCTGATCTCTCTGGCCACCGACTTCTTCTTCGATATCGACCTGCTGCTGCTGAGCCACACGCTCAACCGCGAGGAACTGGCCATATTCGGCATCTGCACCCGCATTTTCGCGCTGACCTCCTTTGCCGTCTCGGCTGTCTATGCGGTCACCTTGCCCGACATGTTCGAAAGCGAGGCCAATGCCGATCGCGAGGCGTTCAAGCGCAAGGTGGGTGATGCTAATTTCGTTGCCAGCGTCATTTCGGTGGTGCTGTTCGGCGGCATAGCCATTGCCGGACCGTTTGCGCTGATGCTGTTCGGCCCGAGCTTTGCGGCGGGCGCTGCGCCGCTGGCCGTATTGTCGCTGGCGCTGGTGGTGCGGTCGGTCATGGGGCCGGCCTCGCTGGTCCTCTCCATCCACGACCGCCCTTATGCCAGCCTGCCTTCAGTGGGCATGGGCGTGGTGACGCTGGTGCTGTGCAACTGGCTGCTGGTGCCCTCGTTCGGACTGATGGGCGCGGCGCTTTCGGCCATCATTGCCATCACCATCTGGTCGGTGGGCCTGTGGTGGGTCGCCTTGCGCACCGCCAAGCTCGACGTCTCGATCATGCAGTGGTTCCGCGCCCGCCGCGCCGCGGCCGTGCCGGCGGAATAG
- a CDS encoding glycoside hydrolase family 3 protein, giving the protein MTSFFRLAAALVPLLLPAWAHGATLEQMAGQMIVVGFQGDDADDASVARLRDELTSGRLGGVMLLKVNVKSLDAVAAMNAAFRDTSPDLPPFITLDQEGGAVERLTSDVGFKEIPNAAAIAAADSPEQAEAIYAEMAASIAALGFTVNFGPIADVNLNPNNQVIAKFGRAFSSDPAVVAEYDAAFVRAHHAAGLLTALKHFPGHGSSTADSHEGFVDITQTWQQAELDPYRTLMSEGLVDMVMVGHLYHADYADAGTQTPASLSPQWITGVLRDELGYGGVVISDDLEMGAIRDHFTLEQTVTQAVRAGTDVLLFSNTAKYRASLGQEILDILLAEAAADPAFAARIEQSYARIVALKGRIR; this is encoded by the coding sequence GTGACCTCATTTTTCCGCCTTGCCGCCGCTCTGGTTCCGCTGCTGCTGCCCGCCTGGGCGCATGGCGCAACGCTCGAACAGATGGCCGGCCAGATGATCGTGGTCGGCTTCCAGGGCGATGACGCCGATGATGCTTCCGTCGCCAGGCTGCGCGATGAGCTGACCTCCGGCCGGCTGGGCGGCGTCATGCTGCTCAAGGTCAATGTGAAGAGCCTCGATGCGGTGGCGGCGATGAATGCGGCCTTCCGTGACACATCTCCCGACCTGCCCCCCTTCATCACCCTCGATCAGGAGGGCGGGGCGGTCGAGCGGCTGACCAGCGATGTCGGCTTCAAGGAAATCCCCAATGCCGCGGCCATCGCCGCCGCCGATTCACCCGAACAGGCCGAGGCGATCTATGCAGAAATGGCCGCCTCGATCGCCGCGCTCGGCTTCACCGTCAATTTCGGCCCCATCGCCGACGTCAATCTCAACCCGAACAATCAGGTCATCGCCAAATTCGGTCGTGCCTTCAGCAGCGATCCCGCCGTGGTGGCCGAGTACGACGCGGCCTTCGTCCGGGCCCATCATGCCGCGGGCCTGCTCACTGCGCTCAAGCATTTCCCCGGCCACGGCTCGTCCACCGCCGACAGCCACGAAGGCTTTGTCGATATCACCCAGACCTGGCAGCAGGCCGAACTCGATCCCTATCGCACGCTGATGTCGGAAGGTCTCGTCGATATGGTCATGGTCGGTCACCTCTACCACGCCGATTATGCCGATGCCGGCACCCAGACGCCGGCTTCGCTTTCCCCGCAATGGATCACTGGCGTGCTGCGCGACGAGCTGGGCTATGGTGGCGTCGTCATCAGCGACGATCTCGAAATGGGCGCCATTCGCGATCATTTCACGCTCGAGCAGACCGTGACCCAGGCCGTCCGCGCCGGCACCGATGTGCTGCTGTTCTCCAACACCGCCAAATACCGCGCCAGCCTGGGCCAGGAAATCCTCGATATCCTGCTCGCCGAAGCGGCGGCCGACCCGGCTTTCGCGGCGCGGATCGAGCAGAGCTATGCGCGGATCGTGGCGCTGAAGGGCCGGATTCGCTGA